A part of Desulfomicrobium baculatum DSM 4028 genomic DNA contains:
- a CDS encoding amphi-Trp domain-containing protein, protein MSQDDKFEFESVQDSRTIQKYLQALQDGFAEGRIVLKSEGSEICLHPGGYMKFEVSVKKKGSENKLAIKVGWKDKSDESPASGTISITS, encoded by the coding sequence ATGTCTCAAGACGATAAATTCGAATTCGAGTCCGTACAGGACAGCCGGACCATCCAGAAATATCTGCAGGCCTTGCAGGATGGATTTGCCGAGGGGCGGATCGTGCTCAAATCCGAGGGGTCTGAAATCTGCCTGCATCCGGGCGGGTACATGAAATTCGAGGTGTCGGTGAAGAAGAAGGGCTCGGAGAACAAGCTGGCCATCAAGGTCGGCTGGAAAGACAAAAGCGATGAATCCCCGGCGTCCGGCACAATTTCCATCACCTCCTAG
- a CDS encoding GAK system XXXCH domain-containing protein, with amino-acid sequence MASKLKHNWLLSRAEAADLLRKLADTLEQESDDLSEYGISLAELVKFKVKVDLGQDDALEVKFTGKGLKVCGADDPCGSGVVCESYSKLKKRMQIYFKAIRESVARGEMPSREIVSVFLSDSEKMISYHGYGDDFYPAYAEICERLRASFDHEDQAATAAVVEELAQAKKSCHDRYK; translated from the coding sequence ATGGCATCGAAACTGAAACACAATTGGCTGCTCTCACGCGCCGAAGCCGCGGACCTGTTGCGCAAATTGGCGGATACCCTGGAGCAGGAGTCCGATGACCTAAGCGAATACGGGATCAGCCTTGCGGAACTGGTCAAGTTCAAGGTCAAGGTTGATCTGGGACAGGACGATGCGCTGGAAGTGAAATTCACGGGCAAGGGCCTGAAAGTCTGCGGAGCCGACGATCCGTGCGGGTCGGGCGTCGTGTGCGAGAGTTATTCGAAGCTCAAGAAGAGGATGCAGATCTATTTCAAGGCCATCCGTGAAAGCGTTGCCCGCGGCGAGATGCCTTCGCGTGAAATAGTCTCGGTTTTCCTCTCGGATTCCGAAAAGATGATTTCGTATCATGGATACGGTGACGACTTTTATCCTGCGTATGCGGAAATTTGCGAGCGTCTGCGCGCGTCCTTCGACCACGAGGACCAGGCCGCAACGGCCGCGGTGGTCGAAGAACTGGCCCAGGCCAAGAAATCCTGCCACGACCGCTACAAATAG